A region from the Algoriphagus machipongonensis genome encodes:
- a CDS encoding DUF4212 domain-containing protein, with product MAQDPGKMKAYWKKNLKTLFFLLLVWFVVSFGFGILLVEELNTIRLGGYKLGFWFAQQGSIYAFVVLIFIYVYRMNKLDKEFDVDEE from the coding sequence ATGGCGCAGGATCCGGGCAAAATGAAAGCCTACTGGAAAAAGAATCTCAAAACTCTGTTTTTTTTACTGTTAGTATGGTTTGTTGTTTCCTTTGGTTTTGGAATATTATTGGTTGAAGAACTCAATACGATCAGATTAGGAGGGTACAAGTTAGGTTTCTGGTTTGCCCAACAGGGCTCTATCTATGCTTTTGTTGTTTTAATTTTTATTTATGTCTATCGCATGAATAAGCTAGATAAAGAATTTGACGTCGACGAGGAATAA